A genomic region of Anopheles coustani chromosome 3, idAnoCousDA_361_x.2, whole genome shotgun sequence contains the following coding sequences:
- the LOC131271797 gene encoding calcyclin-binding protein, whose translation MSREAIENLTLDLEEMRKLAGTAQRSRVQQMLAIDIRKLETDIQRQRDLMAAQASSEQSVTRPVQTPVSAPGDIRRYQVELKEYAWDQSDKFIKIFVTVNGVQQVPEDNVNVEFTENSFQLVISDLNNKDYIFVVNNLLNPIDSEKSYRRVKSDMVAIYLAKQSTTKWAHLTLTAKRLQDLKDERMSDGKKGASDDPSSGLMNIMQQLYDSGDPETKRMINKAWHESQNKQKTAPLE comes from the exons ATGTCTCGTGAAGCGATTGAGAAT TTGACGCTGGATCTGGAGGAGATGCGAAAGTTGGCCGGAACTGCGCAGAGAAGCCGGGTGCAACAGATGCTCGCGATAGATATACGCAAGCTGGAAACGGATATCCAGCGCCAGCGGGATCTTATGGCCGCCCAGGCCAGCAGCGAGCAGAGCGTAACGCGCCCGGTACAGACCCCGGTGTCCGCGCCGGGTGACATTAGACGGTACCAGGTGGAGCTGAAGGAATACGCATGGGATCAGAGCGATaagtttatcaaaatattcgTCACCGTTAACGGCGTGCAGCAGGTGCCGGAAGATAACGTGAACGTCGAGTTCACAGAAAACTCCTTCCAGCTGGTTATCAGCGATCTTAACAATAAGGATTACATTTTCGTGGTAAACAATCTGCTCAATCCGATCGATTCGGAAAAGAGCTACCGCCGCGTAAAGTCCGACATGGTGGCGATCTATTTGGCGAAACAGAGCACGACCAAGTGGGCACACCTGACGTTGACGGCGAAGCGCCTGCAAGATCTTAAAGACGAGCGAATGTCGGACGGAAAGAAGGGGGCTTCCGATGATCCATCATCCGGACTGATGAACATCATGCAGCAGTTGTACGATTCGGGAGATCCGGAAACGAAGCGTATGATTAACAAGGCTTGGCACGAATCGCAAAACAAGCAGAAGACTGCACCTCTGGAGTGA
- the LOC131271299 gene encoding DNA repair protein complementing XP-C cells homolog, with protein sequence MEAGESYTDVENENAESESVDDFSVSEDEWMPDKLESPQAAKKGLADKPSKKRTKKPTIPLKPARISRRIAAKNGITLPEETENEAKEQLSTIVASSSEDDSDSEGGKKPPKKSKRKTARTNAPAKRKPAKRKKDQVEIDEEPIKLTTFTVEQLYRKYRPDLAHPLPQSDKPGPSKQLSLKRSDDNGDNRDSESSGDDYLVDPSELDLDSEFFRPTEQESEQRKAVDLFFDCNAGVELTDSEDDNETAEAMVVGTARDNQQLSTDVEMGKKLIQQINQSSEAFVQMMRLAEAATSVVAKPSGSSKDATTSRENGKPSSSSSPEDIDRLLVTGEKIPNRGGKSLTTGFGRQDFVAVPPSKATVASDAPKDVEITLKLGPEIGSKGRPQKHTFDVLTALKRFMNREKRNSQINLHKTSLLCWIGHGTYVNNELRKPSLMQFARKKLLPGAMGQTSKVSRPNGLTNLRYFQEITRYYRRTIMLKDDTMFYRQRRHPLLGKFLIFAIAKKAAYCKRDYILLFVLLLRTLGVHCRLVISPAVPPKQIPTEQLYKMNPRTPREMAMERQLLQDFRQAPRESMVYAAKEKLLALITKQKATAMGRGKRKLGGFTVPQLDGGADEMVPPREKKLKLMSASFLKAESNRKQDEVPSSTASIGDVDDIDDEVRRRRERILAAYRARAEKFGRKKKSENARSGVETKKKGTSKSPGVDYWVEVFCEHEDKWITIDVLNGSVYKLEDIVKQATQPIVYVLAWNNEGSIKDVSPRYISRFGSKKSKLRVEDEWLERALRPYRGKRTKRDIIEDIKFDRLLNKRPFPEQISEYKNHPRYAIERYLLRNEAIYPPDAPIVGRIREEPIFLRDCVHTLHSRESWLRQAKTVRMHEQPYKVVKAKAKYDRFTGTAITGQTMELFGSWQVQDYEPPVAQDGRVPRSAYGNVDLFQPCMLPKGTVHLQLPGLNRICRRLRIDCAQAITGFEYRNGSCQAVYDGYVVCEEFRDQVLDEWYQEQVELDRKDDERRRKRIYGNWKRLIMGLCIRKKLKDRYNFDNL encoded by the exons atgGAAGCTGGGGAATCATACACAGACGTCGAGAACGAGAATGCTGAGTCTGAGTCAGTAGATGATTTTTCCGTCAGTGAAGATGAATGGATGCCAGATAAACTGGAATCCCCACAAGCAGCTAAAAAAGGTCTAGCGGATAAACCCAGTAAAAAACGGACAAAGAAACC GACAATCCCTCTCAAACCGGCACGAATATCGAGGAGGATCGCTGCGAAAAATGGCATCACACTACCCGAGGAGACGGAGAATGAAGCTAAAGAACAACTATCAACAATCGTTGCTTCTTCGAGCGAGGACGACTCCGACAGCGAGGGCGGGAAGAAACCACCCAAGAAATCAAAGCGAAAGACTGCCCGTACAAATGCACCTGCCAAACGAAAACCTGCCAAGCGCAAAAAGGACCAAGTTGAGATCGACGAGGAACCGATCAAGTTAACCACCTTTACCGTTGAACAGCTGTACCGTAAATATCGGCCAGATCTAGCGCATCCTCTACCACAGTCGGATAAACCCGGTCCTTCCAAACAATTGAGTTTAAAGAGAAGCGACGATAATGGTGATAACAGGGATTCGGAAAGTAGTGGGGATGATTATCTCGTAGACCCTAGCGAGTTGGATCTCGATTCGGAGTTCTTCCGCCCAACGGAGCAGGAAAGCGAGCAGCGGAAAGcggtggatttgtttttcgacTGTAATGCCGGCGTCGAGTTGACGGACTCGGAAGATGACAATGAAACGGCGGAAGCGATGGTAGTCGGCACGGCAAGGGACAACCAACAGCTCTCTACCGACGTGGAGATGGGCAAGAAACTGATTCAGCAGATTAATCAGTCCAGTGAAGCGTTTGTGCAAATGATGCGGCTTGCCGAAGCTGCCACATCAGTCGTCGCAAAACCGTCCGGTTCCTCGAAAGACGCAACAACGAGCAGAGAAAATGGAAAGCCCTCGTCGAGTAGTTCTCCGGAGGACATCGATCGACTTTTAGTGACGGGAGAGAAGATACCTAATCGTGGTGGGAAATCGCTTACCACAGGATTTGGTCGACAAGACTTTGTGGCAGTGCCGCCAAGCAAGGCGACGGTAGCTTCCGATGCTCCGAAGGATGTCGAAATAACGCTAAAGCTAGGTCCGGAAATTGGTAGCAAAGGACGCCCCCAGAAACATACCTTCGATGTCCTGACGGCATTGAAAAGGTTCATGAATCGCGAAAAACGCAACAGTCAGATCAACCTGCATAAAACGTCCCTTCTCTGCTGGATCGGTCACGGGACGTACGTGAACAACGAGCTCCGGAAACCATCGTTGATGCAGTTTGCCCGTAAAAAACTGCTCCCCGGCGCGATGGGTCAAACGAGCAAAGTGTCCCGGCCGAATGGGCTCACTAATTTACGTTACTTTCAGGAGATAACACGATACTACCGGCGCACAATCATGCTGAAAGATGATACGATGTTCTACCGCCAGCGGCGTCATCCGTTGTTGGGCAAGTTTCTCATATTTGCCATCGCCAAGAAGGCCGCTTACTGCAAACGGGACTACATTCTCCTcttcgtgctgctgctgcgtacCCTCGGCGTCCACTGTCGGTTAGTGATTTCGCCGGCCGTACCCCCGAAGCAAATTCCGACCGAACAGTTGTACAAAATGAACCCCCGTACGCCGCGCGAGATGGCAATGGAGCGTCAGCTGTTGCAAGACTTCCGACAGGCACCGCGCGAAAGTATGGTGTAcgcggcgaaggaaaaactgcTTGCCCTTATCACGAAACAAAAGGCCACCGCTATGGGCAGGGGCAAGCGGAAGTTGGGCGGATTTACCGTACCGCAGCTCGACGGAGGAGCCGACGAGATGGTCCCACCGAGGGAGAAAAAGCTAAAGCTAATGTCGGCATCGTTTCTGAAGgcggaatcgaatcgaaagcaGGACGAAGTTCCATCGTCCACCGCGAGCATAGGTGACGTGGACGATATCGACGACGAGGTTCGGCGACGTCGGGAACGAATACTGGCTGCGTATCGGGCGAGGGCGGAAAAATTTGGGCGCAAAAAAAAGTCCGAGAATGCCCGGAGCGGTgtggaaacgaaaaagaagggAACCTCAAAGTCGCCTGGAGTCGATTATTGGGTTGAAGTGTTCTGCGAACACGAAGACAAATGGATTACAATTGATGTGTTAAATGGTAGCGTTTATAAACTCGAGGACATCGTG aAACAAGCAACTCAACCGATCGTCTATGTGCTGGCCTGGAACAACGAGGGCTCGATAAAGGATGTGTCCCCTCGGTACATCTCCCGGTTCGGCAGCAAAAAGAGTAAGCTACGAGTAGAAGACGAGTGGCTCGAGCGGGCATTGCGTCCTTACCGGGGAAAGCGCACCAAGCGCGACATCATTGAGGACATTAAGTTCGATCGGCTACTGAACAAACGGCCCTTCCCGGAGCAGATCAGTGAATATAAAAACCACCCGCGGTACGCCATAGAGCGGTATCTGCTGCGAAACGAAGCAATCTACCCTCCCGATGCGCCCATCGTTGGCCGCATCCGGGAGGAACCAATATTCCTGCGGGACTGTGTGCATACGTTACACTCGCGCGAATCCTGGCTGCGCCAGGCAAAGACCGTCCGAATGCACGAACAACCGTACAAGGTGGTGAAGGCGAAAGCAAAATACGATCGGTTCACCGGAACGGCCATCACCGGCCAGACGATGGAACTGTTTGGATCCTGGCAGGTGCAGGACTACGAGCCACCCGTTGCCCAGGATGGACGTGTGCCGCGCAGTGCGTACGGGAATGTGGATCTGTTTCAACCGTGCATGCTACCGAAGGGCACTGTCCATCTGCAGCTGCCGGGGCTGAATCGGATCTGCCGGCGGTTACGGATCGACTGTGCGCAGGCCATCACGGGGTTCGAGTACCGCAATGGAAGCTGCCAGGCCGTGTACGATGGGTACGTGGTTTGCGAGGAGTTCCGTGATCAGGTGCTGGACGAGTGGTATCAGGAGCAGGTGGAGCTGGACCGCAAAGACGACGAACGGCGCCGAAAGCGGATCTATGGGAATTGGAAACGGTTGATAATGGGATTGTGCATAAGGAAGAAGCTAAAAGATCGATACAACTTCGATAACCTGTAA
- the LOC131270674 gene encoding dual specificity protein phosphatase MPK-4, with product MSMNEGIAVVTKVVPSVKRAKDPAAVLTREDLDAGPISLDEIEPGLWLGNASAAADVGTLKAHAIQSILSIDSVPLPVHITDHPNLRVRHIQAADVPREDLIRHFEDTNRFIGDSLAEGRHVLVHCYFGVSRSATIVIAYLMEKYRLGYEAAFQRVKAKRRFVMPNPGFVNQLKLYARMAYRIDRTNERYKLFRLRLAGDNVRKAKRLPTECMDVVKADPGVTQESPEPYVYRCRKCRRVVATRSNLLLHKPKAAMVAQSPAKVGREPEATLEEVGTDEAVDSNGAEGAAENSMPSDSPAAGMNDLTEQLRRSSISSEHSNRSSEKDTAMCSKIFFIEPLAWMTDIYRNTQGRLYCPKCTVKLGSFNWVMATKCPCGAEIFPAFYLVPSKTEYSTVVQNVQVTV from the exons ATGTCCATGAACGAGGGCATCGCGGTCGTGACGAAGGTAGTCCCCAGTGTTAAGCGCGCCAAGGACCCGGCGGCCGTGCTAACGCGGGAAGACCTGGACGCGGGTCCCATTAGCCTGGACGAAATCGAGCCCGGACTGTGGTTGGGTAATGCTTCGGCTGCGGCCGACGTTGGCACGCTCAAAGCCCACGCCATACAGAGCATCTTGTCCATCGATTCCGTTCCCCTGCCGGTGCACATCACGGACCACCCGAATCTGCGCGTTCGCCATATCCAAGCGGCGGATGTCCCCCGGGAGGATCTGATACGCCACTTTGAGGACACCAATCGCTTCATAGGGGACAGCCTGGCCGAGGGCCGGCACGTGCTGGTGCATTGCTACTTTGGAGTAAGCCGTAGTGCAACGATTGTGATCGCGTATCTGATGGAAAAGTATCGTCTCGGGTATGAAGCCGCCTTTCAGCGCGTCAAGGCGAAACGGCGCTTCGTGATGCCCAACCCGGGCTTCGTGAATCAGCTGAAGCTGTACGCCCGTATGGCATACCGGATCGATCGGACCAACGAACGGTACAAGCTGTTCCGATTGCGGTTGGCCGGTGATAATGTACGCAAAGCCAAACGGCTTCCCACGGAGTGCATGGACGTGGTAAAGGCGGATCCGGGTGTCACGCAGGAATCACCGGAACCGTACGTGTACCGGTGTCGCAAGTGCCGCCGTGTCGTTGCTACCAGAAGCAATCTGCTTCTGCACAAACCAAAGGCAGCCATGGTGGCCCAATCGCCGGCAAAAGTTGGACGCGAACCGGAAGCCACGCTGGAGGAGGTGGGCACCGACGAAGCGGTGGATTCGAATGGAGCGGAAGGGGCAGCAGAAAATAGCATGCCTTCGGATTCACCGGCTGCTGGGATGAATGACCTAACGGAGCAGCTACGTCGTAGTTCGATCAGTAGCGAGCATAGCAACCGTTCGTCCGAGAAGGATACTGCGATGTGCAGCAAAATTTTCTTCATCGAACCACTCGCCTGGATGACGGATATCTACCGTAATACACAGGGACGCTTGTACTGCCCGAAATGTACCGTCAAGCTGGGAAGCTTTAACTGGGTTATGG CGACTAAATGTCCATGCGGTGCTGAAATTTTCCCAGCGTTTTATCTCGTTCCCTCGAAAACGGAATATTCAACCGTGGTTCAGAACGTCCAGGTAACGGTGTAA
- the LOC131271798 gene encoding uncharacterized protein LOC131271798, which yields MANEENGNNLAEVQNGEEIVEPVVSKMSELSGRFVPKLSTILEEETVPDGYRANERFELLSRPKTHHLQETLSKYGQHFKSKDVQRIQMQIRERRGTIPMQKQAIEEAGVKRGSSKSHEIYQKLQAKLRRVAFDALTNKMFEKLPELILSMERQASEPLPSDTKCLLETLRSTLIYRLGEPMNDHEDRMFQHICFGLTKFVENIIESVRQNQPQVETESKTC from the exons ATGGCCAacgaagaaaacggaaacaatTTAGCCGAGGTTCAAAACGGAGAAGAAATAGTTGAACCAGTTGTATCGAAAATGTCCGAGCTCTCCGGACGCTTCGTGCCAAAACTGTCGACCATTCTAGAGGAAGAAACTGTCCCTGATGGTTACAGAGCCAATGAACGTTTTGAATTACTGTCCCGACCGAAGACACATCATTTGCAAGAAACGTTGTCGAAGTATGGACAACATTTCAAATCAAAAGACGTCCAGCGTATCCAAATGCAGATTCGTGAGCGAAG AGGGACGATTCCAATGCAGAAACAGGCTATTGAAGAAGCCGGTGTTAAAAGAGGATCATCGAAATCCCACGAGATTTACCAAAAACTTCAAGCTAAGCTCCGAAGAGTTGCTTTCGACGCGTTGACTAATAAGATGTTTGAGAAATTACCTGAATTAATACTTTCGATGGAACGGCAGGCTTCAGAACCACTGCCATCCGATACAAAATGCCTGTTGGAAACTCTACGAAGTACATTGATTTATCGACTGGGTGAACCGATGAACGACCATGAGGACAGAATGTTTCAGCATATTTGCTTTGGGCTTACAAAATTTGTGGAAAACATTATTGAGAGTGTTCGTCAAAACCAGCCACAGGTGGAAACAGAAAGCAAAACTTGTTAA